In Segatella copri, the DNA window TTCTCTACAATACGGATGATGTGGGTGCTGCATTGCAGCATATAGCAGCGGACATGAACAACCCAAAGTCCACAAAGGCAAAATCTCCCATACCGACACAAGTAGAGACAGACAAGATGGACAAGGTACATATCCAAGATTTGTCCTACCCTGTGCTTATGTCGTATCTGCGTTCACGCCATGTGGATGCGGACATAGGTAAACGCTATTGCAAGGAGATCTGGTACACGTTTAAAGGCAAGCGGTATTTTGGTATAGCCTTTCCAAATAACAGGGATGGTTATGAGCTGCGTAACCCATATTATAAAGGTTGTTTGGGCGAGAAAGACATATCCTTGATACATTCACAGCAAGTTGGAGTGCAGGACAGATGCTGCATCTTCGAGGGGTTTATGGACTTTCTTTCGTACAAGACTTTGGAAAAGCGAGGCGACAATGTGATTTGCATACAAGAACCATGTGATTATATTGTACTGAACTCCATCAGTAGCCTTGGGAAATGCATGGAACGATTGGCGTGTTACACTGTTATCCATTGTTATCTTGATAATGACCAAGCAGGAACGGTGGCTGCCCATACAATCATGGGCCGTTATCAAAACAGGGCAATCAACGAATCCATAAGATATGCAGAATACAAGGATGTCAATGATTATCTTATCGGCAGAAAATCCATTATTCCGCATAAAGAGGATGTATAAAACGATAATTTTCTACGGAGAAAGTCAATATTCTCCGTAGAAAACTATATTTTGCGTGATTTT includes these proteins:
- a CDS encoding toprim domain-containing protein, coding for MNIQQAKEIKLTDYLSALGHQPKRCSKSTSYYLSPLHAETKPSFKVNFSRNQWYDFAIGKGGNIIALAQLLYNTDDVGAALQHIAADMNNPKSTKAKSPIPTQVETDKMDKVHIQDLSYPVLMSYLRSRHVDADIGKRYCKEIWYTFKGKRYFGIAFPNNRDGYELRNPYYKGCLGEKDISLIHSQQVGVQDRCCIFEGFMDFLSYKTLEKRGDNVICIQEPCDYIVLNSISSLGKCMERLACYTVIHCYLDNDQAGTVAAHTIMGRYQNRAINESIRYAEYKDVNDYLIGRKSIIPHKEDV